Genomic window (bacterium):
AAATGTCAGACAAGCATCCTTATATTGTTGCACAAGGAAATCTTATCCCCGTTATAATTCATTTTAGGAAAACATTCCCTTCCCCTGTTGATGCTAATACTCTTAAAAAAGTTGGGTTTGCACCAAAAAATGAAAGCTCTATTCTTAATTTGCTAAAATTCCTTAGCGTGATTGATGAAACAGGAAGCAAAACTGAAAGAGGGGCAAAGATTTTTAACTTGCACAATGACGATGATTTCCAAAGAGAATTTGGTTCGTTGGTGCAAGAGAGCTACAAAGATTTATTTGATTTGTATGGAGACAATGCGTGGACGTTAGATAAGAACGCTCTTATAACCTTTTTTAGACAAACAGATCAAACTACTGCCCTAACTGGAGAACGACAGGCGATAGCATTCCAAACTTTAGCCTATTTTGCAGGAAAGGGAGAGATTAAAACAGCACGATCTGCGGATGCGTCCGAAAAAAAGCGACCAAAGAATAGGAAACTGAGCAATGAGCTACAAACACCTCCCAACACATCCAAAGTGAAAAGGAAAGAAGGTCAGGGAGGAAATAATGGGGATATTCCAGTCGGCCTAACCGTACG
Coding sequences:
- a CDS encoding DUF5343 domain-containing protein — its product is MSDKHPYIVAQGNLIPVIIHFRKTFPSPVDANTLKKVGFAPKNESSILNLLKFLSVIDETGSKTERGAKIFNLHNDDDFQREFGSLVQESYKDLFDLYGDNAWTLDKNALITFFRQTDQTTALTGERQAIAFQTLAYFAGKGEIKTARSADASEKKRPKNRKLSNELQTPPNTSKVKRKEGQGGNNGDIPVGLTVRIEINLPANAEQDSYDRIFRSIKEHLLNG